One genomic region from Chondrinema litorale encodes:
- a CDS encoding PepSY-associated TM helix domain-containing protein, with product MNQKTIWRIHSITGVYAGVIIAFLSLTGVAALFRWEFEQLINPDLALAEPIGPKVSLNDAVQKVRALHPNNEFFEVEFLPEAEGTWIVKLRPEKKDKLFPMLLEVFVNPYTGEILGERNYYESFTYYLRNIHVRFYEGYIGRQIVGLAGLALLITTITGFLIYGNFMKKQFFAAIRNKNLRLQQADLHKFIGVLTLIFNLVIAVSGTWLGLQPYLEKAFGIERPNTYVKAEKPLDKAADIALNFNFDSVYNAGRRYFPELIPVRLRPSVNGERSVTILGDVPRQVYERFNNKVVVDKQNYSLLYKYNISEGTLGSKIYYVQEALHFGDFGGIGLKIFYCIMGLGSGFLSLSGFVVYLERNKKQRKQKPSYVEVWPLVIRWSLGIVGYCVIIGILSINYGIGVPAIIVTVLMYTVLIVYLVKVLIGFFKKRASRNKPVSV from the coding sequence ATGAATCAAAAAACTATTTGGAGAATACATAGTATCACTGGTGTTTATGCAGGAGTTATAATTGCATTTCTCAGCCTTACTGGTGTTGCTGCCCTTTTCCGTTGGGAGTTCGAGCAATTAATCAATCCTGATTTGGCACTGGCAGAACCCATAGGCCCCAAAGTATCTTTAAATGATGCGGTGCAAAAAGTAAGAGCATTACATCCCAACAATGAGTTTTTTGAAGTAGAATTTTTACCAGAGGCAGAAGGCACCTGGATAGTAAAACTCAGACCAGAAAAGAAGGATAAACTTTTCCCTATGCTTTTGGAAGTTTTTGTAAATCCATATACGGGTGAAATACTGGGGGAACGAAACTACTATGAGTCTTTTACTTATTACCTCAGAAATATACATGTACGCTTCTACGAAGGATATATAGGTCGGCAAATAGTCGGTTTAGCTGGTTTGGCTTTGCTCATCACTACCATCACTGGTTTTCTGATTTACGGAAACTTTATGAAAAAGCAGTTCTTTGCTGCGATCAGAAATAAAAATCTTCGCTTACAACAAGCCGATTTACATAAATTTATAGGAGTGCTTACACTCATTTTCAACCTAGTAATAGCTGTATCAGGCACATGGCTGGGGCTGCAACCATATTTAGAAAAAGCCTTCGGGATTGAAAGGCCAAATACTTATGTGAAGGCAGAGAAGCCCTTAGACAAAGCTGCTGACATTGCTTTAAACTTTAATTTCGATTCTGTATACAATGCCGGTAGGAGGTATTTCCCAGAGTTGATTCCTGTGCGTTTAAGGCCCTCGGTTAATGGAGAGCGAAGTGTAACAATTCTTGGAGATGTGCCCCGACAAGTTTATGAAAGATTTAACAACAAAGTAGTGGTAGATAAGCAAAATTACAGTCTACTATATAAATACAACATTAGCGAAGGCACTTTGGGTAGCAAAATTTACTATGTGCAAGAGGCTTTACACTTCGGCGATTTTGGTGGCATTGGTCTCAAAATATTTTATTGTATTATGGGGCTTGGTTCGGGTTTTCTTTCGCTTAGTGGTTTTGTAGTTTATTTGGAAAGAAATAAGAAGCAAAGAAAACAAAAACCTAGTTACGTTGAGGTATGGCCATTGGTAATTCGTTGGAGTTTGGGCATTGTAGGCTATTGTGTGATTATAGGAATACTCAGCATCAACTATGGTATTGGCGTTCCAGCCATTATCGTAACAGTGTTGATGTACACAGTGCTAATTGTATATCTAGTAAAAGTGCTTATTGGATTTTTTAAAAAGAGAGCATCCAGAAATAAACCGGTTTCAGTATGA